From a single Couchioplanes caeruleus genomic region:
- a CDS encoding type III PLP-dependent enzyme, giving the protein MTAPTATLPGSWPAALAPDCLAVIDMPTPYLVTDLDTVARRLAAFTAALPGVLPFYAMKCNPSPEILRTLADGGAGFEIASLGELRSLQRLGVDPAGVLYSNPVKPPAHIAAAYAAGLWRFSFDSPNELRKIAQHAPGSAVYLRLHVDDSASSFPLSRKFGAEPHEARDLLTLARRLGLRPYGLTFHVGSQCATAAAWRQAIGLSGRIMADLLHDGIRLEMLDLGGGFPARYVDEVPSIEEIGAAVLPAVAELLPYRPGLLAAEPGRHLVAEAGVLAATVIGREVRAGQNWLFLDVGAYHGMMETIQLPTGWDYPVRTSVPGHDEVVFTVTGPSCDSSDTMFTGLPLPAVIDVGDVVYIGSAGAYTLSYASDFNGFPPPTPVFVGAGCPAGLAAAGSGGR; this is encoded by the coding sequence GTGACGGCGCCGACCGCGACGCTGCCGGGCTCGTGGCCGGCCGCGCTCGCACCGGACTGCCTCGCGGTCATCGACATGCCCACGCCGTACCTGGTGACCGACCTGGACACGGTGGCGCGGCGGCTGGCCGCGTTCACCGCGGCGCTGCCCGGCGTGCTGCCGTTCTACGCGATGAAGTGCAACCCGTCGCCGGAGATCCTGCGGACGCTGGCCGACGGCGGGGCCGGCTTCGAGATCGCCTCGCTCGGCGAGCTGCGCAGCCTGCAGCGGCTCGGCGTCGACCCGGCCGGCGTGCTCTACAGCAACCCGGTCAAGCCGCCCGCGCACATCGCGGCCGCGTACGCCGCCGGGCTGTGGCGGTTCAGCTTCGACTCGCCCAACGAGCTGCGCAAGATCGCCCAGCACGCCCCGGGCAGCGCCGTGTACCTGCGGCTGCACGTGGACGACAGCGCCAGCTCGTTCCCGCTCTCGCGCAAGTTCGGCGCCGAGCCGCACGAGGCCCGGGACCTGCTCACGCTGGCGCGGCGGCTGGGGCTGCGGCCGTACGGGCTGACGTTCCACGTGGGCTCGCAGTGCGCCACCGCGGCCGCCTGGCGGCAGGCGATCGGCCTCTCCGGGCGGATCATGGCCGACCTGCTGCACGACGGCATCCGGCTGGAGATGCTCGACCTCGGCGGCGGCTTCCCCGCCCGGTACGTCGACGAAGTGCCGTCCATCGAGGAGATCGGCGCCGCTGTGCTGCCCGCGGTGGCGGAGCTGCTGCCGTACCGTCCGGGCCTGCTCGCCGCCGAACCGGGCCGGCACCTGGTCGCCGAGGCCGGGGTGCTGGCCGCCACGGTCATCGGGCGAGAGGTGCGCGCCGGGCAGAACTGGCTGTTCCTCGACGTCGGCGCCTACCACGGCATGATGGAGACGATCCAGCTGCCGACGGGCTGGGACTACCCGGTCCGGACCTCGGTGCCCGGGCACGACGAGGTCGTGTTCACGGTGACCGGACCCAGCTGCGACAGCTCCGACACGATGTTCACCGGGCTGCCGCTGCCGGCGGTCATCGACGTGGGCGACGTCGTCTACATCGGCTCGGCGGGCGCGTACACGCTGAGCTACGCCTCGGACTTCAACGGCTTCCCGCCACCCACCCCGGTCTTCGTGGGGGCCGGCTGCCCGGCCGGCCTGGCCGCCGCCGGTTCCGGTGGCCGCTGA
- a CDS encoding GNAT family N-acetyltransferase, with product MRTTINGLRLRHLDARDAGEYHALVQRNTAHLTRLGDYREEAAAGLDDVTARLSEPSPLRYGIVLHDRLVGRVDLVPVDPPRYGLGYWLSEDATGHGYATAAVRALLEHARSLGATDVFAGVTHGNDRSVALLRRLGFSRVAEFGSYDRYHRAIVPEIRLLAAADLAEIPAAFAAIGWPGKDAALYRSYLGEQREGSRTVLVATVDGRFAGYLTVHWRSAYQPFRAAGIPEITDLNVLPHLRRRGIARALMDRAEALIAERSPTAGIGVGLYADYTAAHLMYLRRGYLPDGRGVVYGAAPVPPGAPVRVDDDLALMMTRPLGSGT from the coding sequence ATGCGGACCACGATCAACGGCCTTCGCCTGCGGCACCTCGACGCCCGAGACGCCGGGGAATATCACGCTCTCGTGCAGCGGAACACCGCCCACCTGACGCGGCTGGGAGATTACCGGGAGGAGGCGGCGGCCGGCCTGGACGACGTGACGGCGCGGCTGTCGGAACCGTCGCCGCTGCGGTACGGCATCGTCCTGCACGACCGCCTCGTCGGCCGGGTCGACCTGGTGCCGGTGGACCCGCCCCGCTACGGGCTGGGCTACTGGCTGAGCGAGGACGCCACCGGTCACGGCTACGCCACGGCCGCGGTACGCGCGCTGCTGGAGCACGCCCGGTCGCTGGGCGCCACGGACGTCTTCGCCGGGGTGACGCACGGCAACGACCGGAGCGTCGCGCTTCTTCGCCGGCTGGGCTTCTCGCGGGTGGCCGAGTTCGGCTCGTACGACCGCTATCACCGCGCGATCGTCCCGGAGATCCGGCTCCTGGCGGCGGCCGACCTCGCGGAGATCCCGGCCGCGTTCGCCGCGATCGGGTGGCCCGGCAAGGACGCCGCCCTCTACCGCTCGTACCTCGGCGAGCAGCGGGAAGGATCACGCACCGTGCTCGTGGCCACGGTGGACGGGCGGTTCGCGGGGTATCTGACGGTGCACTGGCGGAGCGCCTACCAGCCGTTCCGCGCGGCCGGCATTCCCGAGATCACCGACCTCAACGTGCTGCCGCACCTGCGCCGGCGCGGCATCGCCCGGGCCTTGATGGACCGCGCGGAGGCGCTGATCGCCGAGCGCTCGCCCACCGCCGGGATCGGGGTCGGCCTGTACGCGGACTACACCGCCGCGCACCTGATGTACCTCCGGCGCGGCTACCTGCCGGACGGCCGTGGTGTCGTGTACGGGGCCGCACCCGTGCCGCCGGGGGCGCCCGTACGGGTGGACGACGACCTGGCGCTCATGATGACGCGCCCGCTCGGTTCCGGAACCTGA